The proteins below come from a single Etheostoma spectabile isolate EspeVRDwgs_2016 chromosome 4, UIUC_Espe_1.0, whole genome shotgun sequence genomic window:
- the drd5a gene encoding D(1B) dopamine receptor, with the protein MVDNCACPHSWSNGLQFNLKRHMDNPAKHLSSVQGTDSVPAPLGEIMSNSTETEATKDQRKDMVVRTVTGCLLSLLILWTLLGNILVCSAVLRFRHLRTKVTNIFIVSLALSDLFVAVLVMPWKAVAEVAGYWPFGTFCNIWVAFDIMCSTASILNLCIISVDRYWAISSPFRYERKMTQRVAFVMISITWTLSVLISFIPVQLNWHKASGDDMAGTHNSSTSWQIEENCDSSLSREYAISSSLISFYIPVAIMIVTYTRIYRIAQIQIRRIASLERAAEHAQSCRTNRIECQHHKTLKTSIKRETKVFKTLSVIMGVFVFCWLPFFVLNCIVPFCDRPATDVDAGLPCVSETTFDVFVWFGWTNSSLNPIIYAFNAEFRKAFASLLGCRNFCSTPVETVNISNELVSYNQDTLMHKDIANTYVNMIPNAVECIENEETFDRISQFSHNNENATDSVCDLEDCEADISLDRMSPFTPNGLH; encoded by the coding sequence ATGGTTGATAACTGCGCTTGTCCACACTCATGGAGCAATGGACTGCAGTTTAACTTGAAGAGGCACATGGATAACCCAGCCAAGCATCTCTCATCGGTGCAGGGGACTGACTCTGTGCCCGCACCCCTTGGAGAGATTATGTCGAACAGCACCGAAACAGAGGCAACAAAGGATCAGAGGAAGGATATGGTGGTGCGTACGGTGACGGGCTGTCTGCTGTCCCTGCTCATCCTATGGACCCTGCTGGGAAACATCCTGGTCTGCTCCGCGGTGCTGCGCTTTCGACACCTGCGGACCAAAGTCACCAACATTTTCATCGTCTCCCTGGCTCTATCGGATTTATTTGTCGCCGTCCTGGTGATGCCCTGGAAAGCTGTGGCAGAGGTGGCGGGGTACTGGCCATTTGGCACTTTCTGTAACATCTGGGTAGCTTTTGACATTATGTGCTCCACCGCCTCCATCCTCAACCTCTGTATTATCAGCGTGGATAGATATTGGGCCATCTCGAGCCCCTTCCGATATGAGAGGAAAATGACCCAGCGAGTTGCCTTTGTTATGATAAGCATCACTTGGACGTTGTCTGTGCTCATTTCATTCATACCGGTCCAACTAAACTGGCACAAAGCCAGCGGTGACGACATGGCTGGGACGCACAACTCTTCCACAAGTTGGCAGATAGAGGAAAACTGTGACTCCAGCCTGAGCAGAGAGTATGCTATATCCTCCTCTTTAATAAGTTTCTACATCCCCGTGGCAATTATGATTGTGACTTACACCAGAATATACCGGATTGCACAAATACAAATTAGAAGAATAGCCTCCCTGGAGAGGGCGGCAGAACATGCGCAAAGTTGCAGGACAAACAGAATTGAGTGCCAACACCACAAAACCTTGAAAACGTCAATTAAACGGGAAACCAAAGTGTTTAAAACTCTGTCGGTGATTatgggtgtatttgtgttttgctgGTTACCTTTTTTCGTCCTAAACTGTATCGTCCCGTTCTGCGACAGACCGGCTACAGACGTGGATGCGGGTCTGCCGTGCGTCAGCGAGACGACTTTCGACGTCTTTGTGTGGTTCGGCTGGACCAACTCCTCCCTGAACCCCATCATTTACGCCTTCAACGCCGAGTTCAGGAAGGCCTTCGCCAGCCTCTTGGGCTGTCGCAATTTCTGCTCCACACCAGTGGAAACTGTTAACATCAGCAACGAGCTGGTCTCCTATAATCAAGACACCCTAATGCACAAGGATATCGCGAACACATATGTCAACATGATCCCCAACGCGGTTGAATGTATTGAGAATGAAGAGACTTTTGACAGAATTTCACAGTTTTCTCACAACAATGAAAACGCCACCGACTCGGTTTGTGACTTGGAGGACTGCGAAGCAGATATCAGTCTTGACAGGATGTCACCATTCACACCTAATGGATTACATTGA